CTGGCGTTACGAGGGCGACGGGGAGAGCGACGCCGACACCGAGACGCGCAAACGCACGTCGCCGCGCATGCACCAGCTCGCAAGACCCGAGAACGAGCGCGATGCGCTCGTGATCGAGACGGGCGGACCCGCGGTCATCCTCCTCGACGGCGAGGAGGAGGTGCGGTCGCGGCCGCGGCGCTCGACCACCACCGAAAATCCGCGCGCCAGCCTGCTTGTCATCGGCGACCGCGTCCGATACGTGCCCGCGCTGGAGGGCGACGGCGTCGTGACGCATATCTACGCGCGGCGCACCGCGCTGTCGCGCTCGTCGATCGGTGATGCCAAAACCGCGGCGGTGATTGTCGCCAATGTGGATCTGCTCGTGGTTGTCGCCGCGGCGTCCACCGAGCTGCTGCGTCCGGGACTCATCGACCGCTATCTCATCGCCGCGGCGATGGGCGGCATCGAAGCCGCCCTGTGTATCAACAAGATGGACCTGCCCGACGACGAGGACTGCGCCATCGTCGACGAGATTGCGGATGTGTACCGCGACCTCGGCTATCCGGTCATCTACACGAGTTGTGTCACCGGCGAGGGCATCACGGCGCTCGCCGATTTGCTGCGCGACAAGATCGCCGCGTTTTCCGGCCACTCGGGCGTCGGAAAAACCTCGCTGCTGAACCGCCTCGTGCCCGGCTCGGTGGAGAAGGTGCAGCATCTGAGCATGCAGAGCCAGCGCGGCGCGCATACCACGACAAAGAGCCTGCTGTGCGAGCTTCCCAACGGCGGCTTTATCGCCGATACGCCGGGAATACGGGAGTTCGGACTCTTTTTCTTCGACCGCGACGAACTGCGATCCTATTATCCCGAATTTGTGCGTGTCGCCGACGGCTGCCGCTTCCCCTCGTGTACACACACGCACGAGCCCGACTGTGCCGTGGTCCGCGCGGTCGAAGAGGGCGCGATTCACCCGCTTCGATACCGCAATTACCTGCAGATACTCGAGAGCGAGGAGCATTAATACGCGCGGCCTGTCACGGACGCAGATCGAGCTGCATCGAGAGGCGCCCCGTCTCGTCGCCCGCGATCGCGTCGTCGCCGCTGCCGATTGCGACCGCCCCGGGACGCAGCGATTGTGACCAGGCCAGCGCGCAGGCACCCCAGGGCCAGCGCAATT
This window of the Ignavibacteriota bacterium genome carries:
- the rsgA gene encoding ribosome small subunit-dependent GTPase A, whose amino-acid sequence is MTRDEDQEQQPRKIDKRKSVEKLWRKGETRWRYEGDGESDADTETRKRTSPRMHQLARPENERDALVIETGGPAVILLDGEEEVRSRPRRSTTTENPRASLLVIGDRVRYVPALEGDGVVTHIYARRTALSRSSIGDAKTAAVIVANVDLLVVVAAASTELLRPGLIDRYLIAAAMGGIEAALCINKMDLPDDEDCAIVDEIADVYRDLGYPVIYTSCVTGEGITALADLLRDKIAAFSGHSGVGKTSLLNRLVPGSVEKVQHLSMQSQRGAHTTTKSLLCELPNGGFIADTPGIREFGLFFFDRDELRSYYPEFVRVADGCRFPSCTHTHEPDCAVVRAVEEGAIHPLRYRNYLQILESEEH